The window CGAGACGCGCCGCGGCAGAATCTTGCCCCGTTCCGTGACGAAGCGGCGGAGGCGATTCACTTCCTTGTAATCGATGTACGTCGCCTTCTCGGCACAGAACGAGCAGACTTTGCGCTTCGGCCTCCGCCGGTAATCGCGGCGCGGCCGGCTTTCCCGCTCCTTCGGTTCAGGCATTGCCTCCCTCCATCGTCATGCGTCGTTAGAACGGCACGTCCTCGTCCGGACCGCCCTGCGCGGACTCGTCGCCCGCGCCGGCGGCGGGGGCCGCCGCCTCCACCGGGCCGGCTCCGGGCCGCGCGCGGTCGAGGAACCGAACCCCGTCCGCCACGACCTCGGCCACCTTGCGTTTTTGCCCGTCCTGGGTTTCGTACGACCGAATCTGCAGACGGCCCTCGACGGCCACCATCCGGCCCTTGGTCATGTACTGGCTCACCTGCTCGGCGAGCTTGCGCCACGCCACCACGTCGATGAAGTCGGTTTCGCGGTTCCCCTGCTGATCCTTGAACGGCCGGTCCACCGCAAGCGTGAAACTCGCGACCGGGGCGCCGCTCGGCACATACCGCAGCTCCGGGTCTCTCGTCAGCCGGCCAATGAGGATGATGCGGTTATACATCGGCGCGTTCCGTCACCACCGCGGCGGATTGGCCGTCCGAAGACGGCGGCGGGGTGGCCGCGGGGGCCGCCGGCGCCGGGGGCGCCGGGGTTGGAGCCGCCGGAGTTGGAGCCGCCGCCGCAGGCGCGCCGGCGTGAGCCGCCGCGGGTGCGGCCGGGCGGACCGGAGCCGGATGGTGTTCGGAGACGACGAAGCGCAGCAGGTTCTCGTTGAGGCCCAGCGTTTGGCGAAGGCGGGCCACCTGTCCGGATTCGAGCGTGAAGACCGACAGCACGTAGTATCCGTCGCGGTATTTCTGAATGGGGTAGGCGAGCCGGCGCTTTCCCCACCGGTCCGTGGTGGCGACGGTGCCGCCGTACTCGGCGATCCGTTGGTGGACACGCGCGATGGCCGCCGCGGCGGCCTCCTCGTCGAGGTCGGGACGCAGCACGACGACGATC of the bacterium genome contains:
- the rpsF gene encoding 30S ribosomal protein S6 → MATYEIVVVLRPDLDEEAAAAAIARVHQRIAEYGGTVATTDRWGKRRLAYPIQKYRDGYYVLSVFTLESGQVARLRQTLGLNENLLRFVVSEHHPAPVRPAAPAAAHAGAPAAAAPTPAAPTPAPPAPAAPAATPPPSSDGQSAAVVTERADV
- the rpsR gene encoding 30S ribosomal protein S18 codes for the protein MPEPKERESRPRRDYRRRPKRKVCSFCAEKATYIDYKEVNRLRRFVTERGKILPRRVSGNCARHQRALAVAVKRARELALLPYTGE
- the ssb gene encoding single-stranded DNA-binding protein, with product MYNRIILIGRLTRDPELRYVPSGAPVASFTLAVDRPFKDQQGNRETDFIDVVAWRKLAEQVSQYMTKGRMVAVEGRLQIRSYETQDGQKRKVAEVVADGVRFLDRARPGAGPVEAAAPAAGAGDESAQGGPDEDVPF